The Nocardioides humi genome includes a region encoding these proteins:
- the pcrA gene encoding DNA helicase PcrA, whose product MIDSATPPALTAPSPLTAQSLLEGLNDPQREAVRHEGAPLLVVAGAGSGKTRVLTRRIAWTIAVRKAHPGSILAITFTNKAAAEMKERVAELVGNRARIMWVSTFHSACVRILRKEVEHLGYERLRSNFSIYDTQDQKRLIQLVCSDLELDPRRYQPGPVLHWISNQKNELREPDEVAAEARNTSDETYAAAYSAYQRRLREANAMDFDDLIMETVRLFQLKPDVRETYRRRFRHILVDEYQDTNHAQYALIHQLCGQDLEEHDPTTLDGLPADRVPPAELMVVGDADQSIYAFRGADIRNILDFEKDFPDARTILLEQNYRSTQTVLSAANAVIERNESRKPKRLWSDAGDGEKIVGYVADDEHDEARFVSGEIDKLVDAGMRAADVAVFYRTNAQSRVFEEIFVRTGMPYKVVGGTRFYDRREIRDALAYLRVLVNPDDQVSLRRIVNTPRRGIGQRAEAAIGAFAERERITYWEALQRAGEAPGLATRSQTAIEGFVALVQELQQMVEARERPDVILETVLDRSGYLVSLENSDDLQDETRLEYLAELVAVAREFAEDPVAGPSADPADVDAGILEPGLADFLERVALVADADQIPDAPEDDPDAPEDQGVVTLMTLHTAKGLEFPVVFLTGMEDGVFPHSRALGDRPELEEERRLAYVGITRARQRLYVSRAMVRSAWGAPSMNPGSRFLGELPIDLVDWRRTEADQTRWSRPSYGGPGGPGGSDDYAGNRFGQPTAAGRRNFSSAAARADAAAKSKTSRPIPVLAPGDKVTHDTFGLGTVVSVEGAGDKSVASIDFGSDGVKRLLLRYAPVEKL is encoded by the coding sequence ATGATCGACTCCGCGACGCCTCCGGCCCTCACCGCCCCTTCGCCCCTCACGGCACAGTCCCTCCTCGAGGGGCTCAACGACCCCCAACGCGAGGCCGTACGACACGAGGGCGCGCCGCTGCTCGTCGTGGCCGGTGCCGGCTCGGGCAAGACCCGGGTGCTGACGCGCCGGATCGCGTGGACGATCGCCGTCCGCAAGGCCCATCCGGGCTCGATCCTCGCGATCACCTTCACCAACAAGGCCGCCGCGGAGATGAAGGAGCGGGTGGCCGAGCTGGTCGGCAACCGCGCCCGGATCATGTGGGTGAGCACCTTCCACTCGGCGTGCGTGCGGATCCTGCGCAAGGAGGTCGAGCACCTCGGCTACGAGCGGCTGCGGTCGAACTTCTCGATCTACGACACCCAGGACCAGAAGCGCCTGATCCAGCTGGTCTGCAGCGACCTCGAGCTCGACCCGCGGCGCTACCAGCCGGGGCCGGTGCTGCACTGGATCAGCAACCAGAAGAACGAGCTGCGCGAGCCCGACGAGGTCGCGGCGGAGGCCCGCAACACGAGCGACGAGACGTACGCCGCGGCGTACTCCGCCTATCAGCGGCGGTTGCGCGAGGCGAACGCGATGGACTTCGACGACCTGATCATGGAGACGGTCCGGCTGTTCCAGCTCAAGCCGGACGTGCGCGAGACCTACCGGCGGCGGTTCCGGCACATCCTGGTCGACGAGTACCAGGACACCAACCACGCCCAGTACGCCCTCATCCACCAGCTCTGCGGGCAGGACCTCGAGGAGCACGACCCGACCACGCTCGACGGGCTGCCGGCCGACCGGGTGCCGCCGGCGGAGCTGATGGTCGTCGGCGACGCCGACCAGTCGATCTACGCCTTCCGCGGCGCCGACATCCGCAACATCCTCGACTTCGAGAAGGACTTCCCGGACGCGCGGACCATCCTGCTCGAGCAGAACTACCGCTCCACCCAGACCGTGCTGAGCGCCGCCAACGCCGTCATCGAGCGCAACGAGAGCCGTAAGCCGAAGCGGCTGTGGTCCGACGCCGGAGACGGCGAGAAGATCGTCGGGTACGTCGCCGACGACGAGCACGACGAGGCGCGGTTCGTCTCGGGGGAGATCGACAAGCTGGTCGACGCGGGCATGCGCGCGGCGGACGTGGCGGTGTTCTACCGGACCAACGCGCAGTCCCGCGTGTTCGAGGAGATCTTCGTCCGCACCGGCATGCCCTACAAGGTCGTCGGCGGCACACGGTTCTACGACCGCAGGGAGATCCGGGACGCGCTGGCGTACCTGCGGGTGCTGGTGAACCCCGACGACCAGGTGTCGCTGCGCCGGATCGTCAACACCCCCCGCCGCGGCATCGGGCAGCGCGCGGAGGCGGCGATCGGCGCCTTCGCCGAGCGGGAGCGGATCACGTACTGGGAGGCGCTGCAGCGCGCCGGCGAGGCCCCCGGCCTGGCCACCCGCAGCCAGACCGCGATCGAGGGCTTCGTCGCGCTGGTCCAGGAGCTGCAGCAGATGGTCGAGGCGCGCGAGCGGCCCGACGTGATCCTCGAGACCGTGCTCGACCGGTCGGGCTACCTCGTCAGCCTGGAGAACTCCGACGACCTGCAGGACGAGACCCGGCTGGAGTACCTCGCCGAGCTCGTCGCCGTGGCCCGGGAGTTCGCCGAGGACCCCGTCGCCGGCCCCTCGGCCGATCCCGCCGACGTCGACGCCGGCATCCTCGAGCCCGGCCTGGCCGACTTCCTCGAGCGGGTCGCGCTGGTGGCCGACGCCGACCAGATCCCCGACGCGCCCGAGGACGACCCGGATGCCCCCGAGGACCAGGGCGTCGTCACCCTGATGACCCTGCACACCGCCAAGGGCCTGGAGTTCCCGGTCGTCTTCCTCACCGGCATGGAGGACGGCGTCTTCCCCCACTCCCGCGCCCTCGGCGACCGGCCCGAGCTGGAGGAGGAGCGGCGCCTGGCGTACGTCGGCATCACCCGCGCCCGCCAGCGCCTGTACGTCTCCCGCGCCATGGTCCGCTCCGCCTGGGGTGCCCCCTCGATGAACCCGGGCTCCCGCTTCCTCGGCGAGCTCCCCATCGACCTCGTCGACTGGCGCCGCACCGAGGCCGACCAGACCCGCTGGTCGCGACCGTCGTACGGCGGACCGGGCGGCCCCGGCGGCTCCGACGACTACGCCGGCAACCGCTTCGGCCAGCCCACCGCCGCCGGCCGCCGCAACTTCAGCTCCGCCGCCGCCCGTGCCGACGCCGCCGCCAAGTCCAAGACCTCGCGCCCCATCCCGGTCCTCGCCCCCGGCGACAAGGTCACCCACGACACCTTCGGGCTGGGCACCGTGGTGTCGGTCGAGGGTGCGGGGGACAAGTCCGTCGCGTCGATCGACTTCGGCTCCGACGGCGTCAAGCGGCTGCTGCTGCGGTACGCGCCGGTGGAGAAGCTCTGA
- a CDS encoding DUF6350 family protein, with protein sequence MTSLQSPPVRRSADADADLRRQLATTRPLVPTATIGGVIAAGAPLLVCMAIAVVGWFLTDAGGEGAPSGALRVGAHGWLMAHGSTVVVEGVRITAIPLGLTLLCAWVVWRVGHRVGESISGHGPDADRIADGARDLTVPYAAGLFTVAYAVVGVLTASLAATAASSPVPARVVLWSVLLGLAVGGPAIAFGSGRAAIWLPVVPPAVRDVGLVARRILTRWALVCLVALLAAFVLDFSTAANVVSQLHADAGGVALMTVLTLLLLPNALLFSSAYLLGPGFTVGAGTTVSTTAVVLGPLPMFPLLAALPDQGSQPWWTDWLMLTPVLLAVLVAGQVQRDRPVLAWDRAAIRGCAGGISAGVVLALVSGVAGGAVGPGRMQDVGPYTFDVLLHAITSFGIGGVIGAVVVCWWQRDGDGRVRGALRSVRDRLPQRG encoded by the coding sequence ATGACCTCGCTGCAGTCCCCACCGGTACGCCGCTCCGCGGACGCCGACGCCGACCTGCGCCGGCAGCTGGCCACCACGCGCCCGCTCGTGCCGACCGCGACCATCGGCGGGGTGATCGCGGCCGGGGCGCCGCTGCTGGTCTGCATGGCGATCGCGGTCGTCGGCTGGTTCCTCACCGACGCCGGCGGGGAGGGCGCCCCGAGTGGGGCGCTGCGGGTGGGCGCCCACGGCTGGCTGATGGCGCACGGCTCGACGGTCGTGGTCGAGGGCGTGCGGATCACCGCGATCCCGCTCGGCCTCACCCTGCTCTGCGCCTGGGTGGTGTGGCGGGTCGGGCACCGGGTCGGCGAGTCGATCTCCGGGCACGGCCCCGACGCCGACCGGATCGCCGACGGCGCCCGCGACCTCACCGTCCCGTACGCCGCCGGGCTGTTCACCGTCGCGTACGCCGTGGTCGGCGTCCTCACCGCCTCGCTCGCCGCCACCGCGGCCTCCTCGCCCGTCCCGGCGCGGGTCGTGCTCTGGTCGGTTCTGCTCGGCCTCGCGGTCGGGGGGCCGGCCATCGCGTTCGGCTCGGGGCGCGCGGCGATCTGGCTGCCCGTCGTACCTCCCGCGGTGCGGGACGTCGGCCTCGTCGCCCGACGGATCCTCACCCGCTGGGCGCTGGTGTGCCTGGTCGCGCTGCTCGCCGCCTTCGTGCTCGACTTCTCCACCGCCGCCAATGTCGTCTCCCAGCTGCACGCCGACGCCGGGGGCGTGGCGCTGATGACCGTGCTGACCCTGCTGCTGCTCCCCAACGCGCTGCTCTTCTCCAGCGCCTACCTCCTCGGCCCCGGCTTCACCGTCGGGGCCGGCACCACCGTCTCCACGACCGCCGTCGTGCTCGGGCCGCTGCCGATGTTCCCGCTGCTCGCCGCGCTGCCCGACCAGGGCAGCCAGCCGTGGTGGACGGACTGGCTGATGCTCACCCCCGTGCTCCTCGCGGTGCTGGTCGCGGGGCAGGTCCAGCGCGACCGGCCGGTCCTCGCCTGGGACCGGGCGGCGATCCGCGGCTGCGCGGGCGGGATCTCCGCCGGCGTCGTCCTCGCCCTCGTGTCCGGCGTCGCCGGCGGCGCCGTCGGCCCCGGCCGGATGCAGGACGTCGGGCCGTACACCTTCGACGTCCTGCTGCACGCCATCACCTCGTTCGGCATCGGCGGCGTGATCGGCGCGGTCGTGGTCTGCTGGTGGCAGCGCGACGGCGACGGCCGGGTCCGCGGCGCGCTGCGCTCCGTCCGCGACCGGCTGCCGCAGCGGGGCTGA
- the purN gene encoding phosphoribosylglycinamide formyltransferase, whose amino-acid sequence MPARPRLVVLVSGSGTNLQALLDACADPSYGARVVAVGADRDDIEGLARAERAGVPTFVAKVGDYSSRAYWDRALTDKVAAFEPDLVVLAGFMKLVGERFLDRFGGVTVNTHPALSPSFPGMHGPRDALEYGVKVTGATLFVVDAGVDTGAIVAQTVVPVEDDDTVETLHERIKVAERGMLVESVGRMAREGFSVDGRRVRLGG is encoded by the coding sequence GTGCCCGCTCGCCCCCGCCTCGTCGTCCTCGTGTCGGGCTCCGGCACCAACCTCCAGGCGCTGCTCGACGCCTGCGCCGACCCGTCGTACGGCGCCCGCGTGGTGGCCGTCGGCGCGGACCGCGACGACATCGAGGGCCTGGCCCGGGCCGAGCGTGCCGGCGTGCCGACCTTCGTCGCGAAGGTCGGCGACTACAGCAGCCGGGCCTACTGGGACCGGGCGCTGACGGACAAGGTGGCCGCCTTCGAGCCGGACCTGGTCGTGCTCGCCGGGTTCATGAAGCTCGTCGGGGAGAGGTTCCTGGACCGCTTCGGCGGCGTCACCGTCAACACCCACCCCGCGCTGTCGCCGTCCTTCCCGGGCATGCACGGTCCCCGCGACGCCCTGGAGTACGGCGTGAAGGTGACCGGCGCGACCCTGTTCGTCGTCGACGCGGGGGTCGACACCGGCGCGATCGTCGCGCAGACCGTCGTACCCGTGGAGGACGACGACACCGTCGAGACCCTGCACGAGCGGATCAAGGTCGCGGAGCGTGGCATGCTCGTGGAGTCGGTCGGCCGGATGGCCCGCGAGGGGTTCAGCGTCGACGGCCGGCGAGTTCGCCTCGGCGGCTGA
- a CDS encoding RNA polymerase sigma factor: MDAAEFDEFYAGSFRRVTGQVYAMIGDLEEATDCTQEAFARAWAHRRKLDRAAYPEAWVRTTAHRLAVSRWRRRRRGERSPDRALQDVRPAAAVDEAHVALVAALRQLPEAQRQALVLHHIADLPVQQVAAEVGVPEGTIKARLSRGRAALAALLADEPDLAGGGATHA; this comes from the coding sequence GTGGACGCTGCTGAGTTCGACGAGTTCTACGCGGGCTCGTTCCGGCGCGTGACCGGACAGGTCTACGCGATGATCGGCGACCTCGAGGAGGCCACCGACTGCACGCAGGAGGCGTTCGCACGGGCGTGGGCCCACCGCCGCAAGCTGGATCGTGCGGCCTACCCCGAGGCCTGGGTCCGCACCACCGCCCACCGGCTCGCCGTCAGTCGCTGGCGACGGCGCAGGCGCGGGGAGAGGTCGCCCGACCGGGCCCTGCAGGACGTGCGTCCCGCCGCCGCGGTCGACGAGGCGCACGTCGCCCTCGTCGCCGCGCTGCGCCAGCTGCCCGAGGCCCAGCGCCAGGCGCTGGTCCTCCACCACATCGCCGATCTCCCGGTCCAGCAGGTCGCGGCCGAGGTCGGCGTTCCCGAGGGAACGATCAAGGCCCGGCTCAGCCGGGGACGGGCGGCGCTGGCCGCCCTGCTGGCCGATGAGCCCGATCTGGCGGGAGGAGGGGCGACCCATGCCTGA
- a CDS encoding M23 family metallopeptidase, whose amino-acid sequence MGNHRADHNAPRPESTLGSSTTGSTYVGKRVARRSETETPATPSTYVGKRVARPVEPVVPAVVEPVAVIAEPALAAEAVAPLRTLERAPTVELPALRDIPLADPVSDSSTTLRAVQPAGKRRAVKHAGARGPLFRGLPTLPVAVGVATIAVAVGGVVTSADPQLAAAGDRLSSPNALTGSFGSAVVGTRAETVSRDSDRDALAQAAGSDLVAEAERSAAERTSALGNLARDAEREAAEIALNKWVLPLASYRLTAKFGQYGLWSSYHTGLDFAAPPGTPIRAVANGKVTSAGFDGAYGNKTVITLDDGTELWFCHQSSFNVSPGDTVRAGETIGYVGSTGHVTGPHLHLEVRPGGGDPVDPDAALRQHGVTP is encoded by the coding sequence ATGGGTAACCACCGAGCGGACCACAACGCGCCGCGCCCGGAATCGACCCTCGGCTCCTCCACCACCGGGTCGACGTACGTCGGGAAGCGCGTCGCCCGCCGCTCGGAGACCGAGACCCCTGCGACCCCCTCGACGTACGTCGGCAAGCGGGTCGCGCGGCCGGTCGAGCCCGTCGTCCCGGCCGTCGTGGAGCCGGTGGCGGTGATCGCGGAGCCGGCGCTGGCTGCCGAGGCCGTGGCGCCGCTGCGCACCCTCGAGCGCGCGCCCACGGTCGAGCTGCCCGCCCTGCGCGACATCCCGCTGGCCGACCCCGTCTCCGACTCCTCGACCACGCTGCGCGCCGTCCAGCCGGCCGGCAAGCGCCGTGCCGTCAAGCACGCCGGCGCCCGCGGGCCGCTGTTCCGCGGCCTGCCCACACTGCCCGTCGCCGTCGGCGTCGCCACCATCGCGGTCGCGGTCGGCGGCGTCGTCACCTCGGCCGACCCGCAGCTGGCCGCCGCCGGCGACCGCCTCAGCTCCCCCAACGCGCTGACCGGCTCGTTCGGCAGCGCCGTCGTCGGCACCCGCGCCGAGACCGTGAGCCGCGACTCCGACCGCGACGCCCTCGCCCAGGCCGCCGGCAGCGACCTCGTCGCCGAGGCCGAGCGCTCCGCCGCCGAGCGCACCAGCGCCCTCGGCAACCTGGCCCGCGACGCCGAGCGGGAAGCCGCCGAGATCGCCCTCAACAAGTGGGTGCTCCCCCTCGCCAGCTACCGGCTGACCGCGAAGTTCGGCCAGTACGGCCTCTGGTCCAGCTACCACACCGGCCTCGACTTCGCCGCCCCTCCGGGCACCCCCATCCGCGCCGTCGCCAACGGCAAGGTCACCTCCGCCGGCTTCGACGGCGCCTACGGCAACAAGACCGTCATCACCCTCGACGACGGCACCGAGCTCTGGTTCTGCCACCAGAGCTCGTTCAACGTCTCCCCCGGCGACACCGTCCGCGCCGGCGAGACCATCGGGTACGTCGGCAGCACCGGCCACGTCACCGGCCCCCACCTGCACCTCGAGGTCCGCCCCGGCGGCGGCGACCCGGTCGACCCGGACGCGGCGCTGCGGCAGCACGGCGTCACGCCGTAG
- the sucC gene encoding ADP-forming succinate--CoA ligase subunit beta, giving the protein MDLMEYQAKELFAKHGVATTLGTVVETAEEARAAAEQIGGVTVIKAQVKAGGRGKAGGVKLAKTPDEAFEHASNILGMEIKGLTVNRVLVTPATPPEEEYYFSFLLDRSNRQYLCIASVEGGVEIEEVAKTNPDAVKQIGIDPGKGVDAAKAREIATEAKFPEPVFEQAVKMIEDLYKVFVEEDATLVEVNPLARLAGDKLEALDGKVSLDDNASEVRHPDHEEFEIREEADPLEAKAKDLGLNYVKLDGQVGIIGNGAGLVMSTLDVVAYAGENHGGVKPANFLDIGGGANAQVMANGLDVILNDEQVTSVFVNVFGGITACDEVANGIKGALELLGDKATKPLVVRLDGNNVEQGRAILDELNHPLVTQVDTMDGAADKAAELANA; this is encoded by the coding sequence GTGGACCTGATGGAGTACCAGGCGAAGGAGCTCTTCGCCAAGCACGGCGTGGCCACCACCCTCGGGACGGTCGTCGAGACCGCCGAGGAGGCCAGGGCCGCGGCGGAGCAGATCGGCGGCGTGACCGTCATCAAGGCGCAGGTCAAGGCCGGCGGCCGCGGCAAGGCCGGCGGCGTCAAGCTCGCGAAGACGCCCGACGAGGCCTTCGAGCACGCGTCCAACATCCTCGGCATGGAGATCAAGGGCCTGACGGTCAACCGCGTCCTGGTCACCCCGGCCACCCCGCCGGAGGAGGAGTACTACTTCTCCTTCCTCCTGGACCGGTCCAACCGGCAGTACCTGTGCATCGCGTCGGTCGAGGGCGGTGTGGAGATCGAGGAGGTCGCCAAGACCAACCCCGACGCGGTCAAGCAGATCGGCATCGACCCCGGCAAGGGCGTCGACGCGGCCAAGGCCCGCGAGATCGCCACCGAGGCGAAGTTCCCCGAGCCCGTCTTCGAGCAGGCCGTGAAGATGATCGAGGACCTCTACAAGGTCTTCGTCGAGGAGGACGCCACCCTCGTCGAGGTGAACCCGCTCGCGCGGCTCGCCGGTGACAAGCTCGAGGCCCTCGACGGCAAGGTGTCGCTCGACGACAACGCCTCCGAGGTGCGTCACCCCGACCACGAGGAGTTCGAGATCCGCGAGGAGGCCGACCCGCTCGAGGCGAAGGCCAAGGACCTCGGCCTCAACTACGTCAAGCTCGACGGCCAGGTCGGCATCATCGGCAACGGCGCGGGCCTGGTCATGTCGACCCTCGACGTCGTCGCGTACGCCGGCGAGAACCACGGCGGCGTGAAGCCGGCCAACTTCCTCGACATCGGCGGCGGCGCCAACGCGCAGGTGATGGCCAACGGCCTCGACGTCATCCTCAACGACGAGCAGGTCACGTCGGTGTTCGTCAACGTCTTCGGCGGCATCACCGCGTGCGACGAGGTCGCCAACGGCATCAAGGGCGCCCTCGAGCTCCTCGGCGACAAGGCCACCAAGCCGCTCGTCGTCCGCCTCGACGGCAACAACGTCGAGCAGGGCCGCGCGATCCTCGACGAGCTGAACCACCCGCTCGTCACGCAGGTCGACACCATGGACGGCGCGGCCGACAAGGCCGCCGAGCTGGCGAACGCCTGA
- a CDS encoding type IV toxin-antitoxin system AbiEi family antitoxin domain-containing protein produces MTSPNPVCTRLLPPGRGWKSCEPRVTCDRPDRSHPSHPFHRGPRLIHRARSSACCPQPSTGAASGVRLIAQGLLMNSRVIAVMSTQWGLITRPQAIAAGMSAQQIDRLVNSGRWTAVRRGVYAETRYVDTLTSHAEQRMLADRAASLRMRHPHVMSHHSAAYALRLPVLREPDPTSHLTRPGIVGTHRRDGIAQHLAPYPPEQVCIVGGMSMLGLARTALDIVREHGYLAGLVAVDSAMRLGVTRRDLLEVARQMYCWPHSTVIRDVIASATPHTDSIGETLLRDSVESLGFGTPEVQFGLTADGRTVWCDVRLGRQIYEFDGKVKILAPVDGGYADRPATDVLWAEKGRQDFIAGFKLGVCRVTWGDVWGPGANLGRSRMLREYLATCERYGTDIADLAAYRPRGPRPRPQLRPPTYRIMGWERWAA; encoded by the coding sequence ATGACTTCGCCAAACCCGGTCTGTACGCGGCTGCTACCACCGGGACGGGGCTGGAAGAGTTGCGAACCACGTGTTACATGCGACCGACCCGACCGATCCCACCCGTCGCATCCGTTCCATCGCGGCCCGCGACTCATCCACAGGGCCCGCAGCTCGGCGTGTTGTCCACAGCCATCGACCGGAGCCGCGTCCGGCGTCCGCCTCATCGCGCAAGGTCTGCTCATGAACAGTCGAGTCATCGCCGTGATGAGTACGCAATGGGGCCTGATCACCCGACCACAGGCCATTGCGGCCGGCATGTCCGCCCAACAGATCGACCGTCTCGTCAACTCCGGGCGCTGGACCGCCGTACGGCGCGGTGTCTACGCCGAGACGCGGTACGTCGACACGCTCACCAGCCACGCCGAGCAGCGGATGCTGGCGGATCGCGCGGCGAGTCTGCGTATGCGTCATCCCCACGTGATGAGTCACCACTCGGCGGCCTACGCGCTCCGGCTACCCGTCCTGCGGGAACCGGATCCGACCTCTCATCTGACCCGACCCGGTATCGTCGGCACGCACCGGCGCGACGGAATCGCACAGCATCTCGCGCCGTACCCGCCGGAGCAGGTCTGCATCGTCGGCGGCATGTCGATGCTCGGACTGGCGCGGACCGCGCTCGACATCGTCCGCGAGCATGGCTACCTGGCGGGTCTGGTCGCGGTCGATTCCGCGATGAGGCTGGGCGTCACTCGCAGGGACCTGCTGGAGGTGGCGCGGCAGATGTACTGCTGGCCGCACTCCACCGTGATCCGCGACGTGATCGCCTCAGCCACCCCGCATACGGACTCGATCGGCGAGACGCTCCTGCGCGACTCGGTGGAGAGCCTGGGGTTCGGGACGCCCGAGGTCCAGTTCGGCCTCACCGCCGACGGACGTACGGTCTGGTGCGATGTCCGCCTCGGCCGACAGATCTACGAGTTCGACGGCAAGGTGAAGATCCTCGCCCCCGTCGACGGCGGGTACGCCGACCGGCCGGCCACGGACGTCCTCTGGGCCGAGAAGGGGCGTCAGGACTTCATCGCGGGATTCAAGCTCGGCGTGTGCCGGGTGACGTGGGGCGACGTCTGGGGCCCGGGCGCGAACCTGGGCAGGAGCCGGATGCTGCGCGAGTACCTCGCCACCTGCGAGCGCTACGGCACGGACATCGCCGACCTCGCGGCGTACCGACCCCGTGGTCCCCGACCACGGCCGCAGCTGCGCCCGCCCACCTACCGGATCATGGGCTGGGAGCGCTGGGCAGCCTGA
- the sucD gene encoding succinate--CoA ligase subunit alpha translates to MSIYLNKDSRIIVQGITGGMGAKHTALMLDSGATIVGGVNARKAGTTVTHQDHDGNDVELPVFGTVAEAMKETGANVSVLFVPPAFTKDAAIEAIDAEMPLIVVITEGVPVQDTAEVWSYLQGKSTRMIGPNCPGIITPGESLAGITPHTIAGKGPVGLVSKSGTLTYQMMYELRDFGFSTAIGIGGDPIVGTTHIDALQAFEDDPETKVIVMIGEIGGDAEERAADYIKANITKPVVGYVAGFTAPEGKTMGHAGAIVSGSAGTAAAKQEALEAVGVKVGKTPSATAALAREILQSL, encoded by the coding sequence ATGAGCATCTACCTCAACAAGGACAGCAGGATCATCGTCCAGGGCATCACCGGCGGCATGGGGGCCAAGCACACCGCCCTGATGCTCGACTCGGGCGCGACGATCGTCGGCGGCGTGAACGCGCGCAAGGCCGGCACCACGGTGACGCACCAGGACCACGACGGCAACGACGTCGAGCTCCCCGTGTTCGGCACCGTCGCGGAGGCGATGAAGGAGACCGGCGCGAACGTGTCGGTCCTCTTCGTCCCGCCGGCGTTCACCAAGGACGCCGCGATCGAGGCCATCGACGCCGAGATGCCGCTGATCGTGGTCATCACCGAGGGCGTCCCGGTCCAGGACACGGCCGAGGTGTGGTCGTACCTGCAGGGCAAGTCGACCCGGATGATCGGCCCGAACTGCCCCGGCATCATCACGCCGGGCGAGTCGCTGGCCGGCATCACGCCGCACACCATCGCGGGCAAGGGCCCGGTCGGCCTGGTGTCGAAGTCGGGCACGCTGACCTACCAGATGATGTACGAGCTGCGTGACTTCGGCTTCTCGACCGCCATCGGCATCGGCGGCGACCCGATCGTCGGCACCACGCACATCGACGCGCTCCAGGCCTTCGAGGACGACCCGGAGACCAAGGTGATCGTGATGATCGGCGAGATCGGCGGCGACGCCGAGGAGCGGGCCGCGGACTACATCAAGGCCAATATCACCAAGCCCGTCGTCGGGTACGTCGCGGGCTTCACCGCTCCCGAGGGCAAGACCATGGGCCACGCCGGCGCCATCGTGTCGGGCTCCGCGGGCACCGCGGCTGCCAAGCAGGAGGCCCTCGAGGCCGTCGGCGTCAAGGTCGGCAAGACGCCGTCCGCGACCGCGGCTCTCGCCCGGGAGATCCTGCAGTCGCTCTGA